From one Myxococcus xanthus genomic stretch:
- a CDS encoding TIGR02300 family protein, whose product MPAKDLGTKHVCFKCQTKFYDMKKPDPICPKCGADQRESPALKPQPEGRRGRLAAAPKVIEPIEPEEPAGRGEDEEEELDSFDDDEAAGGESEEDEI is encoded by the coding sequence ATGCCGGCGAAGGACCTCGGAACAAAACACGTCTGCTTCAAGTGCCAGACGAAGTTCTACGACATGAAGAAGCCGGACCCGATCTGCCCGAAGTGTGGGGCGGATCAGCGGGAAAGCCCGGCGCTCAAGCCCCAGCCCGAGGGAAGGCGTGGCCGTCTCGCCGCCGCCCCGAAGGTCATTGAGCCTATTGAACCGGAGGAACCCGCCGGTCGCGGCGAAGACGAGGAGGAGGAGCTGGACTCCTTCGACGACGACGAGGCGGCGGGAGGCGAAAGCGAAGAGGACGAAATCTAG
- a CDS encoding AgmX/PglI C-terminal domain-containing protein — protein sequence MNFTCDNCQKRYSIADEKVRGKTVKVRCKNCQNVITVEGPAEEENTRVVSLADVERIRAQERSLAEPEASAAPAAVISAPIAAAPVAKAPAAALQTPWDDEPTRAAPMKATGSPWFVMVRNKQEGPLDEGALRELVATNTVNGRSFFWQQGMADWKRGSDIPELAGLFEPPPAVEPPPPPPAIAAPPPPEPARPSRGAPVRREPEPQAFIPEPEPEPRHAESEQPWPDEEEEAPDNTYYGDPVQRAQPQPQQQAQVTRRAQQPQPQAANAAPLDDALFSDLDLPGNRNGGDGEEPQDDGGVPYPDDPRAALGGGEDDDEGKAVEDTRHFAKKSGVTRRNPVWKYALFALLLLIVPLGLAYVLSETLGVVPLRVQTVDASGNAVEQPVFSSEGVGALRDKLMGREPPPAPPKGKRPVPPSEGNRPAAAPADTGAVADPEAAAAPSKGALEAVYVDPDKKDVDPTVRSGEEVAAADTEEVGGPSDEEVERVLAKTQPAFRDCVEAELRKNPSFKGGKVTLTATVGNSGTVKAATFDRKDLNRNSPVGTCIRDRAKGMVFSAFAGEDVDLEIPLVLSKSM from the coding sequence TTGAACTTTACCTGCGACAATTGCCAGAAGCGGTATTCCATTGCGGACGAAAAGGTCCGCGGCAAGACGGTCAAGGTCCGCTGCAAGAACTGCCAGAACGTCATCACCGTCGAAGGGCCCGCCGAGGAAGAGAACACCCGCGTGGTGTCCCTCGCGGACGTGGAGCGCATCCGCGCCCAGGAGCGTTCCCTGGCGGAGCCTGAAGCGAGCGCCGCCCCGGCGGCCGTCATCAGCGCGCCCATCGCGGCCGCTCCGGTGGCGAAGGCGCCCGCGGCCGCGCTGCAGACGCCCTGGGACGATGAGCCCACGCGCGCCGCGCCCATGAAGGCCACGGGTTCGCCCTGGTTCGTCATGGTGCGCAACAAGCAGGAGGGCCCGCTGGACGAAGGCGCCCTCCGTGAGCTGGTGGCCACCAACACCGTGAATGGCCGCAGCTTCTTCTGGCAGCAGGGCATGGCGGACTGGAAGCGCGGTTCGGACATCCCCGAGCTGGCCGGCCTCTTCGAGCCGCCGCCCGCCGTCGAGCCGCCCCCGCCGCCGCCCGCCATCGCCGCGCCGCCTCCACCCGAGCCTGCACGCCCCTCGCGCGGCGCGCCCGTGCGCCGGGAGCCGGAACCGCAGGCCTTCATCCCGGAGCCAGAGCCCGAGCCGCGGCACGCCGAGTCCGAGCAGCCCTGGCCGGACGAGGAAGAGGAAGCGCCGGACAACACGTATTACGGCGACCCCGTGCAGCGCGCGCAGCCGCAGCCTCAGCAGCAGGCCCAGGTGACCCGCCGCGCGCAGCAGCCGCAGCCCCAGGCCGCCAACGCCGCGCCGCTGGACGACGCGCTGTTCTCCGACCTGGACCTGCCGGGCAACCGCAACGGCGGTGACGGCGAGGAGCCCCAGGACGACGGCGGCGTGCCGTACCCCGATGACCCGCGGGCCGCGCTGGGCGGCGGCGAGGATGACGACGAAGGCAAGGCCGTGGAGGACACGCGCCACTTCGCCAAGAAGTCGGGCGTCACGCGCCGCAACCCCGTTTGGAAGTACGCCCTCTTCGCGTTGCTGCTGCTCATCGTCCCGCTGGGTCTGGCGTATGTCCTGTCGGAGACGCTGGGCGTGGTGCCGCTGCGCGTGCAGACGGTGGACGCCAGCGGCAACGCGGTGGAGCAGCCCGTCTTCTCGTCGGAAGGTGTGGGCGCGCTGCGCGACAAGCTGATGGGCCGTGAGCCGCCGCCCGCGCCCCCCAAGGGCAAGCGCCCGGTGCCCCCCTCGGAGGGCAATCGCCCGGCCGCCGCGCCCGCTGACACCGGCGCGGTTGCGGACCCGGAGGCCGCCGCGGCGCCGTCCAAGGGGGCGCTGGAGGCCGTCTACGTGGACCCGGACAAGAAGGACGTGGACCCGACGGTGCGCAGCGGCGAGGAAGTGGCCGCCGCGGACACCGAGGAAGTCGGCGGCCCGTCCGACGAAGAGGTGGAGCGCGTGCTGGCGAAGACGCAGCCCGCCTTCCGTGACTGCGTGGAGGCCGAACTGCGGAAGAACCCGTCCTTCAAGGGCGGCAAGGTGACGCTGACGGCCACCGTGGGGAACTCGGGCACGGTGAAGGCGGCCACGTTCGACCGCAAGGACCTGAACCGCAACAGCCCCGTGGGCACCTGCATCCGTGACCGCGCGAAGGGGATGGTCTTCTCCGCCTTCGCTGGCGAGGACGTGGACCTGGAGATTCCGCTGGTCCTCTCCAAGTCGATGTAG
- a CDS encoding DUF3006 domain-containing protein, whose translation MTTRATLDRIEDDIAVLVVEGRELTRPLSDLPAGIREGDVLDLDTLEVDPEATEALREEVRRAREKATRGKKPPPAGSFDL comes from the coding sequence ATGACGACCCGGGCCACGCTGGACCGAATCGAAGACGACATCGCCGTGCTGGTGGTGGAGGGCCGCGAGCTGACGCGCCCCCTGAGCGACCTGCCCGCGGGCATCCGCGAGGGAGACGTGCTCGACCTCGACACCCTGGAGGTGGACCCTGAGGCCACCGAGGCCCTGCGCGAGGAAGTGCGCAGGGCCCGCGAGAAGGCGACACGCGGCAAGAAGCCGCCGCCGGCCGGAAGCTTCGACCTCTAG